A genomic stretch from Falco cherrug isolate bFalChe1 chromosome 1, bFalChe1.pri, whole genome shotgun sequence includes:
- the CDK3 gene encoding cyclin-dependent kinase 3 isoform X2, translated as MDTLQEVFQKVDKIGEGTYGVVYKARNKRTGQLVALKKIRLDSEMEGVPSTTIREISLLKELKHPNIVRLLDVIHSQKKLYLVFEYLSQDLKKYMDSSRTGELPLSLIKNYLFQLLQGVSFLHSHRVIHRDLKPQNLLINNAGAIKLADFGLARAFGVPLRTYTHEVVTLWYRAPEILLGCKYYSTAVDIWSIGCIFAEMVEWGKALFPGDSEIDQLFQIFRTLGTPTEATWPGVTQLPDYKGDFPRWARKELKEIIPNLDRDGRDLLMQLLLYDPSRRISAKTALNHQYFSWRSPQSPEERRALQKHRR; from the exons ATGGACACCTTGCAGGAGGTGTTTCAGAAGGTGGACAAGATCGGGGAGGGCACCTATGGCGTGGTGTACAAGGCTCGCAACAAGCGCACAGGGCAGCTGGTGGCCCTCAAGAAGATCCGCTTGGACTC ggagatgGAGGGCGTCCCCAGCACCACGATCCGAGAAATCTCActgctgaaggagctgaagCACCCCAACATAGTCAG GCTCCTGGATGTCATACACAGCCAGAAGAAGCTCTATCTGGTGTTTGAGTATCTGAGTCAGGACCTGAAGAAATATATGGACTCATCCCGAACTGGAGAGCTTCCTTTAAGCTTGATCAAG AACTaccttttccagctgctgcagggtgtgAGCTTCCTCCACTCGCACAGAGTCATCCACAGGGACTTGAAGCCGCAGAACTTGCTCATTAACAATGCAGGAGCAATTAAGCTGGCTGATTTTGGACTGGCAAGAGCTTTTGGAGTCCCCCTACGGACATACACTCATGAG GTGGTGACTCTGTGGTACAGAGCCCCTGAAATACTGTTGGGATGCAAATACTACTCGACCGCTGTGGATATCTGGAGCATCGGCTGCATCTTTGCAGAAATGGTAGAATGG GG GAAGGCCCTGTTTCCAGGGGACTCTGAGATTGATCAGCTCTTCCAGATCTTTCGCACCCTGGGCACTCCCACTGAAGCGACCTGGCCTGGAGTGACCCAGCTGCCTGACTACAAGGGGGACTTTCCCCGATGGGCAAGGAAAGAGCTGAAGGAAATTATTCCCAACTTAGATCGAGATGGTAGAGACTTGCTGATG CAATTGCTCCTGTATGATCCCAGCAGGCGCATCTCGGCCAAGACAGCCCTCAATCACCAGTACTTCTCCTGGAGAAGCCCTCAGAGTCCTGAAGAGCGACGTGCGCTGCAGAAACACCGCAGATGA
- the CDK3 gene encoding cyclin-dependent kinase 3 isoform X1, which yields MDTLQEVFQKVDKIGEGTYGVVYKARNKRTGQLVALKKIRLDSEMEGVPSTTIREISLLKELKHPNIVRLLDVIHSQKKLYLVFEYLSQDLKKYMDSSRTGELPLSLIKNYLFQLLQGVSFLHSHRVIHRDLKPQNLLINNAGAIKLADFGLARAFGVPLRTYTHEVVTLWYRAPEILLGCKYYSTAVDIWSIGCIFAEMVTRKALFPGDSEIDQLFQIFRTLGTPTEATWPGVTQLPDYKGDFPRWARKELKEIIPNLDRDGRDLLMQLLLYDPSRRISAKTALNHQYFSWRSPQSPEERRALQKHRR from the exons ATGGACACCTTGCAGGAGGTGTTTCAGAAGGTGGACAAGATCGGGGAGGGCACCTATGGCGTGGTGTACAAGGCTCGCAACAAGCGCACAGGGCAGCTGGTGGCCCTCAAGAAGATCCGCTTGGACTC ggagatgGAGGGCGTCCCCAGCACCACGATCCGAGAAATCTCActgctgaaggagctgaagCACCCCAACATAGTCAG GCTCCTGGATGTCATACACAGCCAGAAGAAGCTCTATCTGGTGTTTGAGTATCTGAGTCAGGACCTGAAGAAATATATGGACTCATCCCGAACTGGAGAGCTTCCTTTAAGCTTGATCAAG AACTaccttttccagctgctgcagggtgtgAGCTTCCTCCACTCGCACAGAGTCATCCACAGGGACTTGAAGCCGCAGAACTTGCTCATTAACAATGCAGGAGCAATTAAGCTGGCTGATTTTGGACTGGCAAGAGCTTTTGGAGTCCCCCTACGGACATACACTCATGAG GTGGTGACTCTGTGGTACAGAGCCCCTGAAATACTGTTGGGATGCAAATACTACTCGACCGCTGTGGATATCTGGAGCATCGGCTGCATCTTTGCAGAAATG gtGACCAGGAAGGCCCTGTTTCCAGGGGACTCTGAGATTGATCAGCTCTTCCAGATCTTTCGCACCCTGGGCACTCCCACTGAAGCGACCTGGCCTGGAGTGACCCAGCTGCCTGACTACAAGGGGGACTTTCCCCGATGGGCAAGGAAAGAGCTGAAGGAAATTATTCCCAACTTAGATCGAGATGGTAGAGACTTGCTGATG CAATTGCTCCTGTATGATCCCAGCAGGCGCATCTCGGCCAAGACAGCCCTCAATCACCAGTACTTCTCCTGGAGAAGCCCTCAGAGTCCTGAAGAGCGACGTGCGCTGCAGAAACACCGCAGATGA
- the TEN1 gene encoding CST complex subunit TEN1 isoform X1 translates to MHVTRCRGVPAARGRARSVWPLRLSCIRWPSLCEMLPSAAVYYFPWEINSSVPEGEALRTFGRLHCYDLARSEAILTAQHSSAHYHVCVDTRFVEPFQAQPGSCYMVLGETEHREGEGPVVKARILTCVEGMNVPLLEQAIQEQRKYFNERQEQTENRTS, encoded by the exons ATGCACGTAACGCGCTGCAGGGGGGTGCCGGCTGCACGGGGGCGCGCGCGCAGCGTTTGGCCGTTGAGGCTGAGCTGCATTCGATG GCCCAGTTTGTGTGAGATGCTGCCAAGTGCTGCTGTCTATTACTTCCCATGGGAGATCAACAGCTCAGTCCCAGAGGGGGAGGCGCTGAGGACATTTGGCAG GTTACACTGCTACGACCTGGCCCGGTCCGAAGCCATTCTCACTGCTCAGCATAGCTCAGCTCACTACCACGTCTGTGTCGACACCAGGTTTGTGGAGCCATTCCAAGCCCAGCCAGGATCTTGCTACATGGTCCTAGGAGAGACTGAACACAGGGAAG GTGAGGGTCCTGTGGTAAAGGCACGAATATTGACCTGCGTGGAAGGGATGAATGTACCCTTGCTGGAACAAGCCATACAGGAGCAGAGGAAATACTTCAACGAGAGACAGGAGCAGACGGAAAACAGGACATCCTGA
- the TEN1 gene encoding CST complex subunit TEN1 isoform X2, translating to MLPSAAVYYFPWEINSSVPEGEALRTFGRLHCYDLARSEAILTAQHSSAHYHVCVDTRFVEPFQAQPGSCYMVLGETEHREGEGPVVKARILTCVEGMNVPLLEQAIQEQRKYFNERQEQTENRTS from the exons ATGCTGCCAAGTGCTGCTGTCTATTACTTCCCATGGGAGATCAACAGCTCAGTCCCAGAGGGGGAGGCGCTGAGGACATTTGGCAG GTTACACTGCTACGACCTGGCCCGGTCCGAAGCCATTCTCACTGCTCAGCATAGCTCAGCTCACTACCACGTCTGTGTCGACACCAGGTTTGTGGAGCCATTCCAAGCCCAGCCAGGATCTTGCTACATGGTCCTAGGAGAGACTGAACACAGGGAAG GTGAGGGTCCTGTGGTAAAGGCACGAATATTGACCTGCGTGGAAGGGATGAATGTACCCTTGCTGGAACAAGCCATACAGGAGCAGAGGAAATACTTCAACGAGAGACAGGAGCAGACGGAAAACAGGACATCCTGA
- the TEN1 gene encoding CST complex subunit TEN1 isoform X3: protein MHVTRCRGVPAARGRARSVWPLRLSCIRWPSLCEMLPSAAVYYFPWEINSSVPEGEALRTFGRLHCYDLARSEAILTAQHSSAHYHVCVDTRFVEPFQAQPGSCYMVLGETEHREDPSLMLFRQ from the exons ATGCACGTAACGCGCTGCAGGGGGGTGCCGGCTGCACGGGGGCGCGCGCGCAGCGTTTGGCCGTTGAGGCTGAGCTGCATTCGATG GCCCAGTTTGTGTGAGATGCTGCCAAGTGCTGCTGTCTATTACTTCCCATGGGAGATCAACAGCTCAGTCCCAGAGGGGGAGGCGCTGAGGACATTTGGCAG GTTACACTGCTACGACCTGGCCCGGTCCGAAGCCATTCTCACTGCTCAGCATAGCTCAGCTCACTACCACGTCTGTGTCGACACCAGGTTTGTGGAGCCATTCCAAGCCCAGCCAGGATCTTGCTACATGGTCCTAGGAGAGACTGAACACAGGGAAG ACCCATCCCTGATGCTTTTTAGACAGTGA